In the Arachis hypogaea cultivar Tifrunner chromosome 20, arahy.Tifrunner.gnm2.J5K5, whole genome shotgun sequence genome, GATCTCGAGCGAGCCTCCACCATTCAATCTCATTGGCTGGACGATACTTGGTGGAGTCATCCGATGTTGAATGGTGTCCTACTCTATATGTAAGAGCCTGAAAAGGAGAATACATAAATAAGAAAGATACATTGGCCTGCTTTTAAAGCTTTTGATATGAGACAATAACAGATACTCTTCTCAAAATTCCTCAAAATATGACTTGAAAAGTTATCACTTCACTTCTATTAGAACTGGTCTCTCTTCACTGATTGCCATTTCACGAGCAGCTTGAACAGCATTATAAATGGCCAGGGCGTCGTTGCCATCTACTCTAATGCTGCGGACTCCATATGCCTGTCCTTTCACGACAACACCATCACCTATGCATGAACAGAAGAAACCCAGAACAACATGGCTAAGGTTTACATTGAATGTGCAATGACATTGCCAGAAAGTCGAAACCTAACCAAAGATGCAATATTGAAATAAGAGGGGAAAATTTTACTTCGAAACTGATCCGAAGTCGGGGTGCTGATAGCCCATCCATTGTTTCGGCATAGAAAAATAACTGGGGCCTCCATAACTGCTGCGAAATTTAAAGCAGCATGGAAATCTCCCTGGTGTTACAGGATGCATTAGAATTTACAAGGTGTAAGCACTTCACTTTACACACAGAATAATTATTGCAAATGAAACCACACATTTACTGAGATATCTGGTTGCAACACAAATAAAATCATAGTAAGCATTCCTCGCAAACATTCAATGATACTCGCATTATTTGAAttcctttaataaaattttcaagatAAAACTTATGGTTTAGACCCATGCTGGGTTTAAATGCTACAGAACTTCCTATTGCAGTAAAAGAGAAATGACCTGTTGTTATGACAACTGTATAATTACCTCACTTGAGCCACCATCACCAAAGTAAGTGATAGAACATGCATCCTTTTTGTCCATCTTTAAGGAATATGCAGCTCCAACAGCATGGGGAACTTGTGTACTGTAAATATGGTTAAACATTGTATTTTGCGCACCATTAGACTGTTAACCGCTAAAACACAcacccaaaaaacaaaaaattatgccTGTAAATGGAAGCCTTCAATACTTACGCAACAGTTGATGCTACAGTAAAGTAATTATGCTTGTTGGACCCATAATGTATTGGCATTTGCCTTCCTTTTCCATTGTCGTATTTATTGGAAAAACACTGGTGTGCAATTTCTTGCAATGTGAAACCACGCCATAACAGAGGTCCTGGTTCCCTATACTGCATATAGGATAAAATTTACAGTTACATTATTTCGAATCATTAGGCCTGTCCTAAAATTCTGATAACTAAGATCATAACTGCATAACTAGAGCCTAAGATGCTTGCTTTCCAATTATGCTTTTAACCTGAGGGAAAATAACATCTTCCCTAGTAAGAGCTGCAGCTGATGCAATATTTATGGCCTCTTCTCCAATGGTCGTTGCATAAAAAGATATTCTGCCCTGCCTTTGCGCTTCATAGAAAATGGTGTCCATAATTTGTAGTGTAACCATGTTACTGTACATCCTTACAGCAACTTCCTCACTAACCTAACATCAATGAAATTCATCAATTtcgttttcaaaattttccattAGGAAAATGCATGAACAATGGAATGGTGGATCAGTTTAAAACCTGGACAAAATTATTGGCCAGAGGCTGTCCATCATCGTCGAGGACACGGTAGCAGGGTATTCTCTTTGGAGATGTTTCAGATATAAATCTCATTTCCGGGATGAACTTCACTGTTCCTCCAGGAAAATCGATAACCTGCTGTATCCAGTTATCATGCAAACATGCATATAATTAAGCAGCGCATCACTGCTGTTACAGATTTCAATCCAGAGAGAGTAAAGACTGAATTCACCATTTTAGTTAtatattggaatttggaaatatgGAAATTGTGGTGTAGTACTACTTCAGTTTATTACATTGTGCGTCATATATCCCAATTTACGTCCTGAATTAGAATTCCACATTTTAGGGCTCAGAATTCAATTATTATGAGcaggatatataaaaaaatactatttaaattTGTGTCAGCTCAGAAGAGGATTCCAACTTCcagattttcaaattttgaatcaaGGATTTCACCTTGCAATTAGGTCATCAAGCTTCACGGTTTCATACTTAATAGCTACAGGTTTCACTTTCCAATGGGATCTTTATTAATCAGAGTCACCACAATTCTTACGATTTGGTCAACTATTTCATCGTTAAAGCCGGATTAAGGTTCATCGATGATCAACATTTTCCAATTTCATATCTTTAAAAGTAGATTTTGCAATTTTGGATCTCAACAAATATTACGGGCCTTCTAAAGTTTGTAAACTTTTTATAACCTAATACGAGTAAAGTATAACCCGAGATTGGGGATCCATTTCAGGAAGAAAGAAGTGTAGTCCATCAACGCGCCCGATAGGCATGTAATACAAGCCCAGACAAGCAAATTCATGGTTTAATGGAATGACATTACTTTCGCAA is a window encoding:
- the LOC112784210 gene encoding 2-oxoisovalerate dehydrogenase subunit alpha 2, mitochondrial isoform X2; its protein translation is MWISKTIFNHFKSRLNFTPNYAPLSLLSPRRFASTIAQNPSTFNSIHDANQVIDFPGGTVKFIPEMRFISETSPKRIPCYRVLDDDGQPLANNFVQVSEEVAVRMYSNMVTLQIMDTIFYEAQRQGRISFYATTIGEEAINIASAAALTREDVIFPQYREPGPLLWRGFTLQEIAHQCFSNKYDNGKGRQMPIHYGSNKHNYFTVASTVATQVPHAVGAAYSLKMDKKDACSITYFGDGGSSEGDFHAALNFAAVMEAPVIFLCRNNGWAISTPTSDQFRSDGVVVKGQAYGVRSIRVDGNDALAIYNAVQAAREMAISEERPVLIEALTYRVGHHSTSDDSTKYRPANEIEWWRLARDPVARFRKWIERNGWWNDMAESELRNSLRQQLLHSIQVAENIEKPPIEDIFNDVYDVPPSNLREQEQWVKDTIKKHPLDYPENISA
- the LOC112784210 gene encoding 2-oxoisovalerate dehydrogenase subunit alpha 2, mitochondrial isoform X1, whose translation is MWISKTIFNHFKSRLNFTPNYAPLSLLSPRRFASTIAQNPSTFNSIHDANQQVIDFPGGTVKFIPEMRFISETSPKRIPCYRVLDDDGQPLANNFVQVSEEVAVRMYSNMVTLQIMDTIFYEAQRQGRISFYATTIGEEAINIASAAALTREDVIFPQYREPGPLLWRGFTLQEIAHQCFSNKYDNGKGRQMPIHYGSNKHNYFTVASTVATQVPHAVGAAYSLKMDKKDACSITYFGDGGSSEGDFHAALNFAAVMEAPVIFLCRNNGWAISTPTSDQFRSDGVVVKGQAYGVRSIRVDGNDALAIYNAVQAAREMAISEERPVLIEALTYRVGHHSTSDDSTKYRPANEIEWWRLARDPVARFRKWIERNGWWNDMAESELRNSLRQQLLHSIQVAENIEKPPIEDIFNDVYDVPPSNLREQEQWVKDTIKKHPLDYPENISA
- the LOC112784210 gene encoding 2-oxoisovalerate dehydrogenase subunit alpha 2, mitochondrial isoform X3 codes for the protein MMDSLWPIILSSEEVAVRMYSNMVTLQIMDTIFYEAQRQGRISFYATTIGEEAINIASAAALTREDVIFPQYREPGPLLWRGFTLQEIAHQCFSNKYDNGKGRQMPIHYGSNKHNYFTVASTVATQVPHAVGAAYSLKMDKKDACSITYFGDGGSSEGDFHAALNFAAVMEAPVIFLCRNNGWAISTPTSDQFRSDGVVVKGQAYGVRSIRVDGNDALAIYNAVQAAREMAISEERPVLIEALTYRVGHHSTSDDSTKYRPANEIEWWRLARDPVARFRKWIERNGWWNDMAESELRNSLRQQLLHSIQVAENIEKPPIEDIFNDVYDVPPSNLREQEQWVKDTIKKHPLDYPENISA